The Arachis ipaensis cultivar K30076 chromosome B07, Araip1.1, whole genome shotgun sequence genome includes a window with the following:
- the LOC107609165 gene encoding DNA-directed RNA polymerase III subunit RPC6 — protein sequence MSRLQGSSSSLKRKRELALVSDTLTDGERVLYNLILSKRDMGIWSGDMKRETNLPDNVVKKSLKLLQSKGLIKEVVNIQNKARKHYMAAQFEPSKEITGGDWYSEGNLDKELINAVKSVCLKYISRQKVVTCDGVLEWSRKSGVFTAEVSNQQIEEILRTLVLDDEIIEVKSTGYGDFENVPVGRVCYKCKSKGGVRGEPKDGAMSSIPCGVCPRINFCSPDGIVSPRTCVYYQKWLDF from the coding sequence ATGAGTCGCTTGCAAGGATCTTCTTCCAGCCTTAAACGGAAGCGAGAGTTGGCTTTAGTTTCTGATACTTTGACAGATGGAGAGCGTGTACTCTATAATCTCATTCTTAGCAAGAGAGACATGGGGATCTGGTCAGGAGACATGAAAAGAGAAACAAACCTCCCAGATAATGTGGTGAAAAAATCCCTTAAGTTGCTTCAGTCGAAGGGCTTGATCAAGGAGGTTGTTAACATCCAAAACAAAGCAAGAAAGCACTACATGGCAGCACAGTTTGAACCATCCAAGGAAATCACAGGTGGGGATTGGTATAGCGAAGGGAATCTTGATAAAGAGTTAATAAATGCCGTGAAGAGCGTGTGCTTGAAGTACATTTCCAGGCAGAAAGTTGTTACGTGTGATGGAGTTCTGGAATGGAGCAGAAAGAGTGGGGTCTTCACTGCCGAAGTCTCAAACCAGCAGATAGAAGAGATTTTGCGAACTCTGGTTTTGGATGATGAGATCATAGAGGTGAAAAGCACTGGATACGGGGATTTTGAAAATGTTCCTGTTGGCAGAGTTTGTTACAAATGCAAAAGCAAGGGTGGTGTCAGAGGAGAACCAAAAGATGGTGCCATGTCTTCAATTCCATGTGGTGTTTGTCCACGGATAAACTTCTGTAGCCCAGATGGCATTGTTTCCCCAAGAACTTGCGTCTACTATCAGAAGTGGTTGGACTTCTGA
- the LOC107607170 gene encoding protein MAIN-LIKE 1-like codes for MVEFEHDWSLASALIERWRPESHAFHLPCGEMTITLQDVAYQLGLRIDGDPVSGLIGGWEQHHQGWTIEELCEEILGVVPGPEDRQSQTKWTVKLTWFHNTICRELEQDAIEEWLMRYTRGYIMQLIGGILFPDASDSRVYIRWLPLLEDLDACGRLSWGSAVLAWLYRHMFRATDHGQRNMGGCVSLMLSWAYHHILLVWPDGYDARRFPLVERWVQYWSDNATDESRLRQYRHTMNGIGMLNVEGTPYADPQLVGLVPPAIAEADPLAAVICPLLCSAIVEWHQVDRVVRQFNGLQHLPTRPLNIDDMHRLDGRLGCGEWFPHLLGAWHEMWDARADHRLPIYHHIDLCPSLPYMTWYLQWAHTELFGLGDQHLVPAGVVPEDLPIHHPVAPDLHQPVDGHLLELRPAAEEGEVGDGGEARGEADAAKAVGGRIPRRFLARETLSARQLTVPTMQARRWDHCQDPCQVTTCL; via the exons ATGGTCGAGTTCGAGCATGATTGGTCGCTTGCCTCGGCGTTGATAGAGAGGTGGAGGCCTGAGTCCCATGCATTTCATTTACCGTGCGGGGAGATGACTATCACCCTGCAGGACGTGGCATATCAGTTGGGACTCAGGATTGATGGTGATCCTGTGAGTGGATTAATAGGTGGGTGGGAGCAGCACCACCAGGGATGGACCATTGAGGAGTTATGTGAGGAGATACTGGGTGTTGTTCCTGGCCCAGAAGACAGACAGTCACAGACGAAGTGGACTGTCAAGCTCACTTGGTTCCACAACACGATTTGTAGAGAGCTAGAGCAGGATGCCATAGAGGAGTGGCTGATGAGGTATACGAGAGGATACATCATGCAGTTGATAGGCGGTATCCTCTTTCCCGATGCATCTGACTCTCGGGTGTATATCAGGTGGCTTCCCCTACTGGAGGATCTTGATGCATGTGGCCGGTTGTCGTGGGGTTCGGCTGTGCTGGCATGGCTGTACCGCCATATGTTCCGGGCCACGGATCATGGTCAGCGCAACATGGGAGGATGCGTCAGTTTGATGCTTTCTTGGGCCTACCACCATATTCTGTTAGTATGGCCCGATGGGTATGATGCTCGTCGCTTTCCCCTGGTCGAGAG GTGGGTTCAGTACTGGTCGGACAATGCCACAGACGAGAGCAGGCTGAGGCAGTACAGGCATACGATGAACGGGATTGGGATGCTGAAT GTTGAGGGGACTCCATATGCTGATCCGCAGCTGGTTGGGCTTGTTCCACCGGCGATAGCAGAGGCGGATCCCTTGGCGGCAGTTATTTGTCCACTACTGTGCTCCGCTATCGTCGAGTGGCATCAGGTGGACCGGGTAGTACGTCAGTTCAATGGCCTGCAACACCTTCCCACTAGGCCACTGAACATTGACGACATGCACAGGCTGGATGGGAGACTCGGTTGTGGAGAGTGGTTCCCGCATCTGCTTGGTGCCTGGCATGAGATGTGGGATGCTCGGGCCGATCATCGTCTGCCGATATATCATCATATAGACCTATGTCCGTCCCTCCCGTATATGACGTGGTACCTGCAGTGGGCGCACACAGAGTTATTCGGTCTGGGTGACCAGCACTTAGTGCCTGCTGGGGTGGTGCCAGAAGACTTGCCCATACATCATCCAGTTGCTCCAGACCTACATCAGCCAGTGGACGGTCACCTGCTGGAGCTCAGGCCAGCTGCGGAGGAGGGAGAGGTAGGGGACGGAGGCGAGGCAAGGGGAGAGGCAGACGCGGCAAAGGCCGTGGGAGGCAGGATCCCGAGGAGGTTCCTCGCCAGAGAGACCCTGTCAGCCCGCCAGCTCACCGTGCCGACGATGCAGGCCAGACGGTGGGATCATTGTCAGGACCCGTGCCAGGTGACTACCTGTCTTTGA